Genomic window (Chelmon rostratus isolate fCheRos1 chromosome 15, fCheRos1.pri, whole genome shotgun sequence):
AActacaacagaacagaaaataaataatttgttgaTTCCACTTAAATGTGACaagttaaaaagtaaaaagaaaacaattaaaagtgaGACTGCAAAAACATCTGACATCTTCTTCCTATTTTAATGATGTAATTAGGCAACAAGTCTCAATTTAAAATCTAATGCAACTGCATTTACTCGAGGGGGGGGTAACAATACAGTCTGTGGATTTGGGCTTACAAAAACAGCAAGGTTAGAGTATCTAAATTTTTGGTAAAATCATGTAATGGGGATGTATTGAGAAGATTTTCAGCAGATAATGTAGAGGCTGTAATAGCACCATGTCACACTGAACTCATACATCTGATTCACAGGATGAGGTTTGCAGCTGCACATAATCTGCAGTATTGTCCTAGTTTTTCCTGTGTTAATGACACCCTCATCACGACTCTCTCCATTCACAAAGCAAATCCTGTCGTGATGGGAAGAACTGGCTCTGAACAGGCTGTGGGTGTCTCAGAATTTGGAGAACATGTCTAATTTTTGCAGCATCCTTACAGCCAGTCACATGCTGTCTTTTCATTGAGTTCCTCTCCTATACAAACTGAATAGGATCACGCTGTAGGAAATGTAtattcagagctgctgctgcaccatgTGATTAGTGTCTTTCAAAGCGCTTGTCACTTTtgcatttctctgctctgcttatATTCACAAGCCCTGTCCAACTGATTTGTATATGTTTATCATAACAGTTCATCAATGTGTGTACCTGAATGAATTCCAGATCACAAGACTTCAGgctaaaataaatgattaaatctCAGGATGAATGAACTCCGGCTATCTAGACAGGTGATGTTTAGCTCTTTGCATCATGATATCTGACTCCCCACTTTGTGTGTAGTGcgaggcagctgctgctgtgctttgaaacacagcgagagagaggaaaagcGTCCTTAAACGTGGGCTGTTGTGTAATCCCTCCCAGGGCCCCTTTGCTATTTTTGTGCCTGGGTCCACACGTCACGGTTGGGTATTTTCTCTGGTGACTAGCTCGCATCAATAGATCTTCTAATGTACACCCAGTCAGCCAGCAGCTTCATGACTGATGGGACTTTACCTTgctaatttatttcattattgttGCCTAGACATGAGGAGAATGGGGAAACGGACTATGCAGCATGAGGAATGTCACATGTGACTGTCGATATGGGACAGGGGACTATTCAAATGTCAGGTTTGTATGAGGATTATATTTGATATCTGAATGTCAGCTGCTGTATGAGCCAAGGCTTTCTTCCCATCAGACCGTGTGCTTTATATCATTCTGATCACAGTGAGAGCTGTTGATTGATTCTGCATGCTATGTGCTATGTTGCTGTCTGAGTACCACAGAGGGTTTTACCATCCAGCTTCTCTGAAGCCGGTCATCTCCTTATGATATTTATGGATTTGTTGTCAGCGTGAGGCTTCATGCCTGTTCCCTTTAATGGCCAACTTAGCCTCTAATGATGTAATGCAGCGGCATAACGATGCTCTCCGTAGCCAGCATTTGTTTGTTCATTGTCCTCTCTCGTGTATGGAAAGCAGTAAGGGATGTGCCCCACAAATGTCTGCTGTTCAAATATATTTCTCCATAAAGTCATTTCTCCGTCCATGCGGACATACTGTACCACAGTCAGCCCACAATTGTCCTGAAACACACCTACTGCCACCCACCTGCCTCCTGTTGTTGCGCGTCATTGCTGCTGTGTCATATATTTTCGTAAAGGTTAGTGCTTGTTGCCGGGAGCGAGAGAAATTTGCACTGAAAGGTCTGCTGGTTCACTCTTTATACAAAAAAGTCTGTTGAGATACTTGTCAATGAGACTCTGAATATGTCGGCACTGTTCCCTCTCTGTCGTGCTTAGTTCAAAGGTATGCATTGTTTCTCAGGGTCTTATCTCACTGTCACTCTGCACCCATattccccttccctcctctcgtAGCTCACAGAGGATGGAAACTAAGCAATGAGGTCAGATCGACCTTGAAAGGGAGCTCCCTACCAGGCCTCTCAATTTTGTTACCCCATGGCACCCCACTTAGTTTACCTCTGTAAACATCCCTGTTGAAACATGGATCATTCCAAACTGAGGCAGCCCTCGCCATCCTTCATATGccttcattattttttctctaTCCTGTTCTGGTAGGAGCCCTCATATCTGTCTGAAAGCAGAGCTACTGAACCGTAAACAACCAAAAGAGGCAATGGGCATTTTCAAGGAAAACACAAATTGGAGATTATCATCCTTACAGCTGCTTTCGAGCATCTCAAGAGTCACCTTGGCTTTGTATCCTCTGGTTTATGCCTGAGGAGTGTGTGGTGTGCtaacaaagaaagagagggagcgagagaaagagagtgagagtcGGAGGATGTCCTAATTAAGGGGAACTCAGAGGGTTTGAACCAGATAATCTTACATAACCTCGTTAGGGAGGACACAGCATTTGATACTGAGAAGATGGAAATGACGTGCCCTCAGAGACCCATCCCCATGGCATGAGACGAAAGTGTAGTGACAAAAGCAATTCACTTTAACCACGGGGATGATTATGAGTCCGGCATGTTTACGTGCAGTATGTGGTCCTGTGCGGCTCAGTGTGGAGACACAAGTAACACAGTGAGGTTAAAGGGTCTCATGAGAGACAAGGAACCAGCAGATGCTATGATATGATCTTGGCATTAGATAAAAGTTCAGCAGAATATGTTTGGTATTTTATATAGGTACTGCACCTAAAGGGGTGCAAGTAGACACATCACACTTCATCACCCATGATCTGACACCTGTGTGATGGCATGCATCACCACACATaccatcattaaaaaaaagtctatttCTAGCATTATGTCCCACATCTGCAGGTTTTAAGTATTTCATTTTGatagattatttttttcaagttgagatttttttttttttggtaatgcTCTTCAATGtttacaaaaactgaacaagtgaaattaatatttaaatgtttaatctgGGATACAGAATGCAGAAGTACCTGGGTGGTATATACGAGATATTTCACAGCTTACAATGTTGGAGTTTTGCAGAATGCAGAAGCTGTTCCCTCCATGTTTCCCCTGCAAAAAGCAACTCTGATGTCTGACCattcattaacacacatacagatatttcctttaaaatagtaaatattcaaataaaagtgacatttcacaTTGAGAAACGACCACACACAGCAAATTAACATATGCATATCAACAACCATTCATGGCACACTTACTACAGTAAAAGCATGTGCATTAAATACCTACACACATCTATGCACGTTCACAGGGCTTCAGCAAATTTGGGGCATCAGCAAATTTGGGGCATTTGCCAGGTTGACATGAGGTACCTTTGGTTTCTTAGAGGCTGgtaaagagatttttttttccattcctgCTGTGAGGGAGCTCATTATGAATTTTATACTCCAATTTTATTAGGAGGACTTTTGGAGAACAGTCTTAAATAGCTCCCACTCTCAAGGAGGGGTTTTAACTCAGATTTAACTATGGAATCGATTGTTGAGGATTaactttctccattttttttgtcttgataaTCCCCCAGTGCATCTCTACATAGTAGAGAAATAGTTTACATTATTGTTTTTCacacatccatatttgagtTCTCTAATTTTCAATTCTGTCTGATTTCTTTCAGATGACCCTTCCCTGCAATCAATTCACATGTATGTTAATATCACTCCAGTTACATAACAGATAGTGTCCTTGAAAATCGATCCCAAAGAAAGTGACATTGGATTCATGGAGTCACTTGAAACTACAGCAGGGGTAAAAAGCTCCACTGAGGGTCAGGACAGAAATGTTGCCCAGAAAAATAGCACCTCGGAGGCAGCACACAGTAAAAGGAGTCTATCAGTCGAATTGGATGCAAAGGGGAGGCACCAACGACTGCAAGAAGGtcagagcagagacacaagTGGTTTCAAAGAAATGTCTGACTCAGGGAAATCACTGCAATTAGAAGATCAGCAATCCCAAATCCAGTCCACAAGCCATCAAGACTACGAGGTGTCTTCATATCCACTACGGTCCACAAAGGCATTTCCGATTGGCAGACAGAAAGCCATAGGTCACTTAGTTTCTGCACAGTCTCCAGGACCTGCATCTCACAGGAAGTCCACCAGTTCACCTGAGGGCCAACAACAGTGCTCGCATTCAGGCAtggatcagctgtcagagaCCATGTGTAAGGTGGAACAGAAACCACAAAAGCCTGGGAAGTATGTTTGTGATTACTGTGGAAGGGCGTGTGCCAAACCCAGCGTGCTTAAGAAACATATTCGCTCACACACTGGGGAACGGCCCTATCCATGTGTCCCTTGCGGATTCTCCTTCAAAACTAAGAGTAATttatacaaacacagaaagtcCCATGCTCACTCTGTCAAAGCTGGAACAGTGCCACTCTCAGAACTTGGTTCTTACAATGCCAACACAGACCAGGGGTCTTTTGAAGGGGAAGGAGAGTTATTCTCTGATGCTGAGCAAAGCACGGACACGGACGAGGACACTCTTAACGACccgttgctgctgctggactctCCAGTGGAAGGATCAGATAACACTGCTGTAAAAGTACTAAATCTCATTGCTCAGAAAAAGGGAGCCACGTCGATGTCAGCTCAGGATGGTTCATCCCAGCCCCAAGAAATCAATGCACCTCCTGTCGCTGCCGAGGCTAGCCGTACAATTCAATCTTGCACGATCAAACAGAGGCTTGCACTTCGGCTGTCTGAAAAAAGAAGCAGCGACTCTGACCACAATCTGTCCCTCCCAAGTCAGTCTAGCAAGGGCAGCACGGACTCTGGCTACTTCTCGCGATCCGAGAGCACCGAGCACCAGACTGGTCCTCCAAACACCAACGCAAAGTCCTATCAAGAAATTATGTTCGGGAAGTGTTACAGGCCAAGTCCTAAGCAGGCAACATCTTTTGTAGCTTGTAGCACAGACTCAAGTGAGTATACTGGGAAACGCTCTGAGAAAGGTGTTTCCCGCGTTTTTACCCAAGAAAAAGATACCGTTGAGtcaatcaaaataaacacaaagtcattCACGAGGGAGGAGGTAAAAGAACCCCTGTTAGATGCTGGCTCTGATGTGGGGCCTCTGATCAGAAGCAACTCAATGCCAACATCCTCAGCAGTGTGTCTGACGATGCCTCAAGCCCTCCGAGGCAGCCACTCGTTTGATGAGAGAACAAGCACTGGGGGCATGAGGAGGCTCAGGCGCCAAGCTGCTTTCGAACTCTCCGCACATGACGgccacacagacactgacagtcATGGAAAGATGAGTGAGAGTGGCATTTCACCCTCAGGATTGGAAATGGAAAATTACCCCCCTATGGCATCTAATATGAGCCATCAGAGGCATGCAATGGAATTGGCAACACGGAAGCGTCggaaagagaagagggaagaggaagataTGCCAGGTCAATATGAGAGCCATCATGAACAGTGTGAAGAAATGTTTGATTCGAGCAAGGACTATGATTCAAAACAAGCTGCAGTTGGCATTATGGCATTAGGAAAAGGACATTCTTCAAGTATGCTAACACAGATGGACAGGTGTGACATGGACATATCAGTGAGCCTTGAAATGTCTGGTCGAAAAACTTTAGGGAATGTAATTTCTGTTATCCAGCACACAAACTCGATAAACAGGCCTCACTCTGAACAGGAATCGTACAAGTACCATGGGCAGAGACAGGAAAGTATGTCTTCATTTCAAGCAATGGAGGCAAGTGAATCGTATGAGATGGAAAGAAGTGATAGTAGGCTGAGGCAATCCTTTCAAATGGGCCCCAAACTTGTGCGGCAGCCCAACATACAAGTCCCAGAAATTAGGGTCACAGTAGAACCTGACAGTCCAGAAAAAGCTTCAGAGGTGCAGGTGAAGGAGCCAGAGAAGCACGTGGAGGAGTTTCAGTGGCCTCAAAGGAGTGAAACTTTAGCACAATTCCCTCCAGAAAAGCTCCCTCCAAAGAAGAAAAGGCTACGCTTAGCTGATATTGAGCACTCCTCTGGTGAATCTAGCTTCGAGTCTGCCTGCACCAGTCTCTCCCGTAGCCCGAGCCAAGACAGCAACTTATCTTATAGCTCCACCTTCTCCTTTGACAGGGAGGAGAGCTTGAAGTCAGTCTCTCCAGCCAGGCAGGATGAATTTGGCAAACCACTAGAGCTCTTAGCTGTGCCAGGGAGTGGGCACTCCCTCTCTGTGCTCAACCagcgtcaacaacatgaaatgagACGCTCCTCCTCTGAGCAGGCGCCGTGTAACTTGCGCAAGGAGTTCCCGGAGGTACGCAGCATATCATTTGACTATGGCAGTCTTTCTCCAACATCCAAAGTTAGACACGTGGACATCAGCGCTGGCCACTCGGctgtgagggagagaaggaggggcaACTTGGTGCGACAGGAGTCATTGAATATGGACACTGAGGTAACACAAGTCCCATCACAAGTGTTTCCGCAGTACCTCAGCAGCACCTCCCCTCCATTCACAGCAGTTGCTGTTCTGCCGCAGACTTTGCCAATATTTTCCACCGGGAATACATTTCCCCAGCTGTCACATCCAAGCCTGTTAGTTCCTGTAAGAATACAGACTCATGTGCCATCCTATGGCAGTATCACATACACTTCAGTATCACAGATTTTCGACAATCAGTATGAAAGTGTTAGCTCCACTACATCCACCTCTCAGAATCAAAAAACTTCAAGTTTGTCTGGAAATCTTGATTCTCATAATGTATCATCTCATACCCGACCATCTTCAACACACACCCTAAGTGTTGAAGCCCTTGATTTGTCCTCAGCTAAGCTCAAGACAggcatccctctctctttgacCTCCAGAACTATCTCAACCACTAACGCCTCCAGTGGTGGTGCAAACAAACGGATGCTATCCCCTGCCAGCAGCCTGGACCTTTTCATGGAGGTCAAACAGCAAAAACGTGTGAAAGAAGAACGAATGTTTGGGCAGATTGTAGAGGAGTTGAGTGCTGTGGAGTTGGGAAAATGTAATTTGAGTGAAGAAAAGGGACACAGGTCAGAGATGCAGGGTGC
Coding sequences:
- the hivep2b gene encoding human immunodeficiency virus type I enhancer-binding protein 2 homolog; the protein is MESLETTAGVKSSTEGQDRNVAQKNSTSEAAHSKRSLSVELDAKGRHQRLQEGQSRDTSGFKEMSDSGKSLQLEDQQSQIQSTSHQDYEVSSYPLRSTKAFPIGRQKAIGHLVSAQSPGPASHRKSTSSPEGQQQCSHSGMDQLSETMCKVEQKPQKPGKYVCDYCGRACAKPSVLKKHIRSHTGERPYPCVPCGFSFKTKSNLYKHRKSHAHSVKAGTVPLSELGSYNANTDQGSFEGEGELFSDAEQSTDTDEDTLNDPLLLLDSPVEGSDNTAVKVLNLIAQKKGATSMSAQDGSSQPQEINAPPVAAEASRTIQSCTIKQRLALRLSEKRSSDSDHNLSLPSQSSKGSTDSGYFSRSESTEHQTGPPNTNAKSYQEIMFGKCYRPSPKQATSFVACSTDSSEYTGKRSEKGVSRVFTQEKDTVESIKINTKSFTREEVKEPLLDAGSDVGPLIRSNSMPTSSAVCLTMPQALRGSHSFDERTSTGGMRRLRRQAAFELSAHDGHTDTDSHGKMSESGISPSGLEMENYPPMASNMSHQRHAMELATRKRRKEKREEEDMPGQYESHHEQCEEMFDSSKDYDSKQAAVGIMALGKGHSSSMLTQMDRCDMDISVSLEMSGRKTLGNVISVIQHTNSINRPHSEQESYKYHGQRQESMSSFQAMEASESYEMERSDSRLRQSFQMGPKLVRQPNIQVPEIRVTVEPDSPEKASEVQVKEPEKHVEEFQWPQRSETLAQFPPEKLPPKKKRLRLADIEHSSGESSFESACTSLSRSPSQDSNLSYSSTFSFDREESLKSVSPARQDEFGKPLELLAVPGSGHSLSVLNQRQQHEMRRSSSEQAPCNLRKEFPEVRSISFDYGSLSPTSKVRHVDISAGHSAVRERRRGNLVRQESLNMDTEVTQVPSQVFPQYLSSTSPPFTAVAVLPQTLPIFSTGNTFPQLSHPSLLVPVRIQTHVPSYGSITYTSVSQIFDNQYESVSSTTSTSQNQKTSSLSGNLDSHNVSSHTRPSSTHTLSVEALDLSSAKLKTGIPLSLTSRTISTTNASSGGANKRMLSPASSLDLFMEVKQQKRVKEERMFGQIVEELSAVELGKCNLSEEKGHRSEMQGASTPHAQDDSHRSKFITLQQKVTEATEHGFEFAMESSSLEINSPPYSMLSVSEVKEAGTEKRVQMDMVAQLVTSQDILISDTEHSKLLSQFPSLRTTTGVSWCYLNYTKPSCSHSNAPFSSVYATWCVNSHNPNPLELSTSAALALLRSKQRGDKVIYTVAAMCQSGTGKLVSSLILWRQTMEQLQRKPEPKEVDITYGKKVKDISCRVKTTKEEWKEREASTTQTVPTRIKIFEGGYKSNEDYVYVRGRGRGKYICEECGIRCKKPSMLKKHIRTHTDVRPYICRVCNFAFKTKGNLTKHMKSKAHMKKCLELGVSVTMDETEIQEHVDDIQQETKTEVVVPTKHQFSDAEDSEGMDEDVDEIDEDDDEDDEYEGDSTPKLRSRSTSPQPCGVTSLSVTATAAIHGYSLTSLPDTDVHQQPSGRQMGSDHRPVLAADHREKSMDEDSLTMLSPDQASFLFDPYSSCLLSPGWESPIREPSPSRLRYPSPRRELSPRGRSTPRWDTSPLRPGSPSFTPIQRLSPVSIERPMSPGIEMAGKRESSVRGRQRVVLRAVSPRRGSHQHKGSGDKTRHQAKMEMAQQQAAFEMEMDQRSSLASSLPGAASSHHQNILSHLPLHSQQQAHSLLPVVPVGGLQMLHSPPSSSTDVTPSSAPSPQSSEGQRCSSREGSVHGIETGGEDIRGQNQLSSHQAAQEKSLDPGVRDSRQEENVQTCLKAIASLKITTEDPH